TGcttagtgcgggttatctctcttgtgtggtttgcgagctattgcacaggagctagACCTGtgtgcacccgaagggtagcaGCTGCGGGTTCTCATGtcatcaaaaaacaaaaaacaaaaaatggaaCAAAGAAATGGGTTCTTCAAGACTCCTATATAACCATTATATTGGGTCATTGTGAGAGCCTGTTATACATGGATCATTCCGTATTGGCTTTTCTGAGGAATTTGGTGGATTTTTTTGTTACTATGGTTAATAATGCAATTTTACTAACAATAAAGACAGTTTACACATAAACCTCCCTTTTACAGGAACTTACTCATAAAATACACGGAAGTGGACTAATGCCTGACAAGGTCCCTAAAGTATGTTACTTCCTCCAAAAGGTTCTCTTGAAGTGAATCTCTCTACTCGCTCATGCTTAAACAATATCTTCCAAGTACACAAGACGCATCCCCCAAGCTTTGTTCTCGAATTTCCTTAGTCCCGTTGAATATGCCACAATTTCGATCCAGTCGTTGGGACGGTAATCCTCGTGATTGTAAGCTGTCAGAAAATGACGAGATGGTACACAGGCAAGGAGAGTGTGATCTGAATTCCGAATAGTAGTATCACCTCCTTTTATGCCAACAACGCTACGTGTACTGCCTTCCTTACCATCAAATGTTTTGAATTTAAGCATAACCGAAAATCCCTGTGATGGTTGTAGGTAACCATCATATAGAGCGCACCATTCCATACCTTCAAAAACAATACAAAAAGCAAATCCCCAGAAGCTCTCTGTGTACCAATTATTGGGAAGGGTCAGAGTAACATTGTCCCCCAACTTCTTATTTGTAAACCACTTGGGAATCTCCGATCCAGGGATACAAATACTGATATCATTACGTAGCACGTTTAGTCCCTGCTACATAAAAGGAGTACATTGTTATTTTCCAGCCATTGAACACATTCTTGAGGGAAATGTGAGTACATGGGTATATATAACCCCTTAAGagtcgtttggttgctggttaggaaAGGAGTTATTCATGTAATAAAACTAGCATAGCTAATACTATGTTAGGTAGCTTTTTAGTTGCTATATATAGAATTCAACACTCCAAGTATGGTTTTTGGTTATCATTTAACAATCCCACATAAATAAAACATGTGTAAGTTATGAGTCAATttatgtataattttatacaggatagaagatggaataactaatatatgtattagtaatgcatgaataactaaaccctgcataaTTGATCCTGCATAACTAATCCCAACATAACTAATCTCTACATTACTAATACCTGCAAAACTCTAACCAACAAACAAACGACCCCTTAATTCTTTGGATGTATACAAATACATGATAATTAAAGGGCCATGGTTGTTGGTTAGGAAGTTAATTATTCATGTATTTAAATTAGCATAATTAGTACCATGTTTGGTTGCATTTTAGTTGTTATGTATAAAATTCAACGCACCAACTACGGTGTCTGGTTACCAATTTACAACCCGCATAACTAAACATCTTTAAGTTATGAGTCAATTTATATATAATTTTGTGCAGGGCAGAAGATGGAATAACCAATACATGAATATCTAAATCCTTCATAACTAAACTCAGCATAACAAATCCTGCATAACTAATCTCTACATTACTAATACTTGCATAACTTTAACTAAACCAGCAACCAAACGGCCTCTAAGTATTTCCTCCGTTCTATTTAATGTGGCATCACTTCCTTTTTAGCTCGTGCCAAATGAAAAAGAATGACATTTTTTAATTTGGAAACTATTAAAAACCCAATATATaggtatacacacacacacacacacacacacacacacacacatatatatatatatattcctgtACTTCATAATTTTAGAGATGCATGTACGAGGACATCGTAAAGAGTTACTATTATTTACCTTCAGCATGTTACTCCATAGTGCATCAACCAAGGAAGCATCATGAAATTGATGACATTCGCTAAGTGAAAGTCGGCGCAGTGTTGGGTATTTTGCTAATTGATTGATACTCTTCAAAGATGTACATTCATCCGCATGCACCTCTTCTATAGCTCGAGGAAGCTCTGGGAAATGCTCAAGCTTACTACAACCAACCAACTGAAGGACCTTTAGTCGAGTGAGTCCACTGATGCTTGCGGCTGAGATATTGGTAAAAGTGTTACCACCAAGATTCAATTCCATCAAAGATGGTAAGAATCCAAGATTACATAGGATGCCTCCGTCTGAAATGATGCAGCCACCTATATCCAGCATTGTCAATGAACAAAGACCCGATAAATTAGAGAAAGCTAGACCCATATCGTTCTGAAATGCCAAAGCATTACATCGACGTAGAGTTAAGTGCTTAAGGTTCTTTAGATGGGAAATGGTGGACGGCATCATTTCGATGGGTGTGTCATCACAATGGAGCCCCTCCAAACCTACTAAAAACCCCAAATTATCTGGTAAATTTTTGAGTTTTGAGCACTTGGACACATTAAGTGTTTTAAGACATTTCAACCTAACAATACTCTTTGGAAGACTCTCAAGATGCTTGCATGAGCTTAGATTTATCACATTAACTCTTGATAGTTTCTCAACTGATGCGGGTACTTCACTCAACGCAGTCGCTTCCAAATATAGTTCCGATAAACGATTCATTTCCTCTTCTATTTCTGGGAATACTTTTAGCTTTGAGCAGCCTGATAGAATAAGAACCTCAAGATTTTCCAATACAATACTCTTTGGTAGGATCTTTAAATTGATGCAATTCTTCAAATTGAGCAACAATAGCTTTTTCAGATCTCCAACAGAAAAATTGATTTCTACCAAACTTGTGCACTCTTCAAGAATCAACCTTTCAAGATTAGGGGTACCCGAAAAATCTGGAGTCCTTATTAGCTTATGTGAATGGCTAAGGTTAATGTACTTCagctctcccataacctgtcatacggaaaaaaaaaaagaatcaagaaagCCTTAAATTAGTACTAATTTGAACAAATATAAACCAATCTATCAGAAAAGCAAAGAGTAAGTTAATATAAACCTTGGAGCCTTTCCAAAGTTGTATGATGCGgctatttttcaacttcaaacTAACAAGTCGTTCTCCCTGAAAGTTAATTGGCAGACTTTTTGAAGCATATCCGTGCCAAGAAAGCCAGTTCAACTCACCAGGAAGAATATCAGGACCCTGAGAAACATATGCATTCTTGATTTTGAGAAACCTCAGTCTGGTCATCTGCATGAAGGCCGTGACACTAACATTCACTTCTTTGACGTTAGTGAATTTCAATGACATCCCTTTGATCTTATCTGTGCCCTAATTAGCAAGCATAAAGTTGGAGCAAAAAGGAGAAAAAGTAAGGCAATTGATACGTATAAAGCTGCAGGCCATAATATTGCTTGCACTAATTAATTAGGTAGGAAACAATGCATATTTTTGCAAATACTTACCAAATTTCTTTCAAGTGCTTGAGAAATATCTGTGTACATCTTAGTCAAGTTCAGAGATATGCCTTCAATCTTTTCCGTGCCCTAATTAGCAGCAATGAAGGTGGACATATAAATGATATATATAAAGCTACAACATATATTAACAATAGGAAGTCATAGTTTACATACCATATTTCTTGCAAGTACGTGAGAAATATCTTCGGACATCCATAACCTGCTATATTCTCTTGGATAATCAAAAGCTTCTCGACGAACAATGTGCCAGCCCatttcttgtatcaattggtgcATAAAAATCCTACCTTCTGAAATAGTAATTAAAGATTTCTCCATGAGAACTTTCACACCAATAACTGGGATAAAATTAAAACTCTTAAGTATTCTAGTCACTGAATCTTTCTTTTTCCCCGTAAAGAAGCACGCAATGTCTAAGAATATCTTTTGCTCGTTACTGTTGAGTCCAGTGAAACTTGGTTCGAGTTTCCTCAAAATTTCATCTTCCGGGATTTGTTTCAATCGTTCCACTTCACTTGTCCATTCTGCCAAATCTCTTCCATACAAGAAACTGCCTAGGACTTTCAGAGCCAAGGGGAGTCCAGCAGTATACTTTATCACTTGAGCTGATAGATCCTCAAATTTCTTGGTAGGATGGTTCTTCTTGAAAGCATACTGTTTAAAGAGTTGTAAACTTTCATCTTCATGTAATGTTCTCATTTTGTACATCTTTTCTACATCATGCTTAACAAGCAAGTGTTTGTCTTTAGTTGTTATGATGATTCTACTTCCGGGACCAAACCATTCACGCTTTCCAGCTAAAACATCTAAATGATCTATGTGGTTAACATCATCAAGAACAAGAAGAACCTTTTTGTACCGCAGCCTATGTTTTTGCATGTTAACTCCGTCAAATAAATTGTTGATCCTTAGGTCTTTTATGACAAGGATCTCAGAAAGAAGTATCTCTTGCAATCGCTCTAGGCCTTGTTTTGCTGAACGGTCTCTAACCTCATGAAGAAAACATGCACCCTCAAATTGACCTGAATTATTATCATAGATAAGTCTCGCTAGAGTTGTCTTTCCCACTCCGCTCATTCCCCATATTCCAACGAAGCGAACTCCACCAGACCCAACGCCAAGCATTTTATACACTTTCTGCATTTGTGACTCCATTCCAACAAGATTTTTAGCATTGCTTGCATGTCTCTGACCACCCAATTCAGCCATGATATCTTCCACAATTTGTTCTATGAATCTTGCTTCATGCCTGAACACCACAAAGAATGTCTTAAAATTCTGTTTAGTGGCATAGTAAAATCTTCATTTATCTAAAATATTTTTGTCTTTAATATAGTTGTTTAAAAACAGTTCTCAAATATTACGAGAACTCATCCTTTTAATGAACTTCTGATTTCCTGGAAGCTGTTAAGACGGTACTGATGCTAGTTCTTTATGTAGTATGATTTATTTTCTGTAATTTTTCCACCACCGGACAGAGCCATAGCCAAGATCATGGCAACATATAGAGGGATAACTGCTATCAAGACaacataaagatcatgccaactTATCATTCTTTTGACACAAATTTAACAGAACAGTTTTGTTTTGGCTTTAGACAAATCAATAATGATGATTTGGGGGGAAATAGGAAAGGGAAaaatgagaagaagaagaagaaggctgTTATTTTACTGTACTATACTGACTAAAGGGACATATGTGTAGTGCTGACTCTCTGTTCTGTTTCTGCTGCAAATCAGAGGGCTAAAAAGGGCTGGGACAGTGTGTTTTTGGTCATGAAAGAAGAATTAGAGCTGACTCTCTGTTCTGTTTCTGCTGCAAATCAGAGGGCTAAAAAGGGCTGGGACAGTGTGTTTTTGGTCATGAAAGAAGAATTAGATAAATGGAGAGAGTGAAGTTACATGAGACTTATATATAGGCAAGAGTGAGTGTGGAGAACCAACAAGAGTTCGGGTATTCCCCTAGGGGAAAGGCCATCCTTTTCCACTACTTCATTGATTTGTTTGGAAACTTCATCTTAGTGATTCTCTCCTCTAGGACCAATTGCTTCAACTAAGCTTTCTGCTACTTTATCTTCCTCTTGGTTCATAGGTTGTTAGTTGTTATTACAAGGTTTTTCCAGTAGCACATTCCACAGCTAATGTCCCCaacaggggcggagccaggattttcagcaAGGGTGTTCATATTTTAGGACGGGGGATGTgtgagggaaaaaaaaaacaacgcaTGAAAAACACAATGCCTCTAATgcagaaataaaaaaattgtgcCACAGCTGGGATTCGAACTCGCGTCCTGAGCAAGAGTTTGCACACCCTTAGCCGCTGGACTATCCTTTGTTGCTATATCAAGGTTGTTCATtactagtatatatccacaaagTTCTATATTTGACATAGGCATCCGACAAttttttccgacgaagggtgttcatatgaacacccttgagtagctgtggctccgccactggtccCCAACTGAGTAAATGTGTTGATCCAAATTTTGGCTCTTTTGATCTTTGACTATTttcttcttttcatgcttttttgTCTATCAGTTTGTTTCCTAGAATCCTTGAGATCCTCTTTCTTCTTTTCCAACACCTCCTCCTTGTCAAATTCATGCTTGTCACTGTCATATCTCCTTCTCAGTAGAATTCTCAGCACTGTTTTTATCTGCTTGATCAAAGTTGCCAACTGTTGTATTTTGATTTCTAGTTTCAGTATCTTTATTATCAGCGGAATTCATCCTTTCCAGAATGTTCTAATTTTTGCAGGGTTTGCTATATTTTAGGTACTTCAAAATTCACCTTTTGAACAAATCCTTGTAAAGGAGAGTTTTCATCTTCTAGGCCACAATCCATAGTCTCGGGGATGGGTTTAAGTAAATGGATATACCTTGACATACTTGATGAGTCCTATTCTTTGTTGCTGAATCAAGCTCCAACGATTGCCAACTGTGCTTAGGATTTGCCTTagatagtactccctccgtcccatttttATGTGGAGGTGTTACTGTTTACTACAGTTTTCTCAaactttttttaattattttaaatcaTTAGCTATGTAGACTTGtactattttttatttagttttcaaacatgtaaatgttattttaaaatatttaaaaaatgtaTTTGTAAATCCATAGTCAAAATTAAGTGTGTTGACCCTTGTACTCCGAACCCCGTCACATAaattggacggagggagtatctcaTGTATGTAGATGAAAAGGTAGTTTCGGAAGGAGAAACTGAACCGGAGCTACAGGAACATCCTCCTCCTCCAACCATTTCTGAAATCACATTTAATTTGTAATCCTTTGATCTAGTCACCCTTATGAACATCTGTGTGTAGTTCTCCTTGCCGTCACAACTTGCTGTTCATGGCCAATTTGCAGTTGAACTCTGTGGAACAGCTAATGTGTTAGCATATGTCGATTGTGGGAATTTCGACAGTGGTCTGACAGCTTCATCAGGTAGAGTGTGATCAATATGCGCAGAAGATAGAAGAGAGGGATATATTTCCATTACGGAGAAACGGACCAAGAATTTAGTGGTTATTATAATGGATTATAAAACCAAATCTCCCTAGTGCAGTGGCCCTTGTGATGCAAAATAGAAACAAACCAAGAATGTAGAGAGTAATTGAAGAATTATGACGATGAGATTGGTTTCATGATACTTACGCATTGGCGGTAGTTGGCAAATCCCAGCCCGGTATACTAGCTGCTTCCTCCAGTGCTTTGCTCCACTTTTGCACCTTGTTATCCTTGAAACGGCCTTCATGATTGCTAAATGCTTCTCCATAGCTGGTTTTTTGTTTCATCACTGTTAATGCATCTACATCATAGAAGACCGGAAGCACAATTTGCCCTTTCACATTCTTGCATTCCATGATCTTCACTACTTCATCTAAACACCATGTTGAATTAGCATAGTTTTTGGAGAATATGATCAAAGCTATGCGTGACTCTTCGATTGCTCTGATAAGATCTGGTCCAATGGACTTGCCTTTCTCTAATTTCTCATCGTCTTTGAAGGTGTAAATACCCTTTTGTTGCAGAGCAACATAGAGATGGTCAACAAATGTTTTGCGTACATCTTCACCTCTAAAACTCAAGAAAACATCGTAACTACACCGAAAAGTATGATCAGGGGAGGCAGAGGAAGGATAAGATCTCTTCTGCATCATTTATGTTGGCTATATATGGCTGTTGCTTCAAACAAGAAGCTGGAGAAGAGGAAAGCTACTTAATGCGAGCTACTCTATTACATTAATGCTAATTTATGACTACACTTAGTTGCAGAAGTGTCTTCGCAATTACTATAATTATATATATGCACGACAAAAGGGGTGTCATAATACTCAATATAGTAATTGAAATTATTGTACATAGTCATCttccatcaaaaaaaaaaaaaaaaagcagctgAGGAAGTCCGTCAACGCAACCAGACAGAAATGCTTTTTTCTAAAGCAAGTAGCATGAATTAGAACATGACGACAACTCTTTGAGTGCATTAATTTTTTCTGACTACTTTATTCGGCAGACGACAGGGCAACCCatgaaagtctttttttttttttcataaaatattctCTTAtacttaatcatatatatatatataaaaagcagGCCAAAGGCCCGCTGTGACATGCCTCGTTGTTGAAATCTATTTATCCTTTTTGTCAATTTTTTGCCTTTTTAAGttttaaaaatgatttaaaaaaagtGTTATAAAGAAAATTGGAACAGTCATGCCCTTTCGGAAAGTCACGCCCTTGCAACCTGAATTTTTATTAGGTAATTAAATTAACCTACAGTGATAGAAAATGAAAACATTccaattcccaaaaaaaaaaaaaaaaactacaacgaCAATCTCCGTACTGCGTGGCTTCGCTGCCCTGATATCTTGGAGGCTGTTTGTTTTGTTGCTAACGCCGACATCTCTCCGCGCAAACGCTTCGCTCGCGGTCTTGATTGGTAGACCACCATTTCTGCATATAGAGACTAGATGAGGCGATAGTTACAATAGACAAGGCGTCGTCGAAATCTAAAGCCTATGATTTTGTAACTTTCAAGCATGTTTATTCTATGAATCTTTCTTCCGAATGGAACCACTAGATTTGTAGATGCTGGGGTTTCTTGAGCATGAAGCAGAGCAAGGATAGGaggcatcaacaactacaacagtTGCCATGAT
This genomic window from Lycium barbarum isolate Lr01 unplaced genomic scaffold, ASM1917538v2 unchr_scaffold_07, whole genome shotgun sequence contains:
- the LOC132625565 gene encoding disease resistance protein Roq1-like isoform X2; the protein is MMQKRSYPSSASPDHTFRCSYDVFLSFRGEDVRKTFVDHLYVALQQKGIYTFKDDEKLEKGKSIGPDLIRAIEESRIALIIFSKNYANSTWCLDEVVKIMECKNVKGQIVLPVFYDVDALTVMKQKTSYGEAFSNHEGRFKDNKVQKWSKALEEAASIPGWDLPTTANAHEARFIEQIVEDIMAELGGQRHASNAKNLVGMESQMQKVYKMLGVGSGGVRFVGIWGMSGVGKTTLARLIYDNNSGQFEGACFLHEVRDRSAKQGLERLQEILLSEILVIKDLRINNLFDGVNMQKHRLRYKKVLLVLDDVNHIDHLDVLAGKREWFGPGSRIIITTKDKHLLVKHDVEKMYKMRTLHEDESLQLFKQYAFKKNHPTKKFEDLSAQVIKYTAGLPLALKVLGSFLYGRDLAEWTSEVERLKQIPEDEILRKLEPSFTGLNSNEQKIFLDIACFFTGKKKDSVTRILKSFNFIPVIGVKVLMEKSLITISEGRIFMHQLIQEMGWHIVRREAFDYPREYSRLWMSEDISHVLARNMGTEKIEGISLNLTKMYTDISQALERNLGTDKIKGMSLKFTNVKEVNVSVTAFMQMTRLRFLKIKNAYVSQGPDILPGELNWLSWHGYASKSLPINFQGERLVSLKLKNSRIIQLWKGSKVMGELKYINLSHSHKLIRTPDFSGGCIISDGGILCNLGFLPSLMELNLGGNTFTNISAASISGLTRLKVLQLVGCSKLEHFPELPRAIEEVHADECTSLKSINQLAKYPTLRRLSLSECHQFHDASLVDALWSNMLKGLNVLRNDISICIPGSEIPKWFTNKKLGDNVTLTLPNNWYTESFWGFAFCIVFEGMEWCALYDGYLQPSQGFSVMLKFKTFDGKEGSTRSVVGIKGGDTTIRNSDHTLLACVPSRHFLTAYNHEDYRPNDWIEIVAYSTGLRKFENKAWGMRLVYLEDIV
- the LOC132625565 gene encoding TMV resistance protein N-like isoform X1; the encoded protein is MMQKRSYPSSASPDHTFRCSYDVFLSFRGEDVRKTFVDHLYVALQQKGIYTFKDDEKLEKGKSIGPDLIRAIEESRIALIIFSKNYANSTWCLDEVVKIMECKNVKGQIVLPVFYDVDALTVMKQKTSYGEAFSNHEGRFKDNKVQKWSKALEEAASIPGWDLPTTANAHEARFIEQIVEDIMAELGGQRHASNAKNLVGMESQMQKVYKMLGVGSGGVRFVGIWGMSGVGKTTLARLIYDNNSGQFEGACFLHEVRDRSAKQGLERLQEILLSEILVIKDLRINNLFDGVNMQKHRLRYKKVLLVLDDVNHIDHLDVLAGKREWFGPGSRIIITTKDKHLLVKHDVEKMYKMRTLHEDESLQLFKQYAFKKNHPTKKFEDLSAQVIKYTAGLPLALKVLGSFLYGRDLAEWTSEVERLKQIPEDEILRKLEPSFTGLNSNEQKIFLDIACFFTGKKKDSVTRILKSFNFIPVIGVKVLMEKSLITISEGRIFMHQLIQEMGWHIVRREAFDYPREYSRLWMSEDISHVLARNMGTEKIEGISLNLTKMYTDISQALERNLGTDKIKGMSLKFTNVKEVNVSVTAFMQMTRLRFLKIKNAYVSQGPDILPGELNWLSWHGYASKSLPINFQGERLVSLKLKNSRIIQLWKGSKVMGELKYINLSHSHKLIRTPDFSGTPNLERLILEECTSLVEINFSVGDLKKLLLLNLKNCINLKILPKSIVLENLEVLILSGCSKLKVFPEIEEEMNRLSELYLEATALSEVPASVEKLSRVNVINLSSCKHLESLPKSIVRLKCLKTLNVSKCSKLKNLPDNLGFLVGLEGLHCDDTPIEMMPSTISHLKNLKHLTLRRCNALAFQNDMGLAFSNLSGLCSLTMLDIGGCIISDGGILCNLGFLPSLMELNLGGNTFTNISAASISGLTRLKVLQLVGCSKLEHFPELPRAIEEVHADECTSLKSINQLAKYPTLRRLSLSECHQFHDASLVDALWSNMLKGLNVLRNDISICIPGSEIPKWFTNKKLGDNVTLTLPNNWYTESFWGFAFCIVFEGMEWCALYDGYLQPSQGFSVMLKFKTFDGKEGSTRSVVGIKGGDTTIRNSDHTLLACVPSRHFLTAYNHEDYRPNDWIEIVAYSTGLRKFENKAWGMRLVYLEDIV